The Mycolicibacterium doricum genome includes a region encoding these proteins:
- a CDS encoding YihY/virulence factor BrkB family protein, protein MADDASTKERAPDPDDPRKPESPTDLTKPSGLYVLRKTAREFGHDQCTDLAAALTYYAVLSLFPAVLVMVSLLGVFGQGQRTTDALLDIVSEVAPASTVDTLRPTIQQLVESPSAGFAFVIGILTALWSASGYVGAFSRAMNRIYEIGEGRPVWKLRPLQLVLTFAALLAAALVAFMLAVSGPVAEAVGNAIGLGEAAVTVWSIGRWPIILILVVIAVAVLYYVTPNVQQPKFRWISLGAGLAILTWIVASVAFGIYVANFGSYNRTYGTLAGVVVFLLWLWITNLALLFGAELDAELERGRQLQAGLPAERELQLPPRDTRVIEKKEAASEEDVERGEALRRSRGRDDG, encoded by the coding sequence ATGGCTGACGATGCGTCCACGAAGGAGCGCGCACCCGACCCGGACGACCCGCGCAAGCCGGAATCGCCGACCGACCTGACCAAACCTTCGGGGCTCTACGTGCTGCGTAAGACCGCCCGCGAATTCGGCCACGACCAATGCACCGACCTCGCCGCGGCGCTGACCTACTACGCCGTACTGTCGCTGTTCCCCGCCGTGCTGGTGATGGTGTCGCTGCTCGGCGTCTTCGGCCAGGGGCAGCGCACCACCGACGCCCTGCTCGACATCGTCTCGGAGGTCGCGCCGGCCTCGACGGTCGACACTCTGCGTCCCACCATCCAGCAACTCGTCGAGTCGCCGTCTGCGGGTTTCGCGTTCGTCATCGGTATCCTCACCGCACTGTGGTCGGCCTCTGGATACGTCGGCGCATTCAGCCGGGCGATGAACCGGATCTACGAGATCGGCGAAGGCCGCCCGGTGTGGAAGCTGCGTCCGCTGCAACTCGTCCTGACCTTCGCGGCGCTGCTCGCGGCGGCACTGGTGGCGTTCATGCTGGCGGTCAGCGGCCCGGTGGCCGAAGCCGTCGGCAACGCGATCGGCCTCGGGGAGGCGGCGGTGACCGTGTGGAGTATCGGCCGATGGCCGATCATCCTGATCCTCGTCGTCATCGCCGTCGCGGTGCTCTACTACGTCACGCCCAACGTCCAGCAGCCCAAATTCCGGTGGATCAGCCTCGGTGCCGGGCTGGCCATCCTCACCTGGATCGTCGCCTCCGTGGCGTTCGGGATCTACGTCGCGAACTTCGGCAGCTACAACAGGACCTACGGGACGCTGGCCGGCGTCGTCGTCTTCCTGCTGTGGCTGTGGATCACCAACCTCGCACTGCTGTTCGGCGCGGAACTCGACGCCGAACTCGAACGGGGCCGCCAGCTGCAGGCCGGTCTGCCCGCCGAGCGTGAGCTGCAGCTGCCGCCGCGCGACACCCGCGTCATCGAGAAGAAGGAAGCCGCGAGCGAAGAGGACGTCGAACGCGGTGAGGCCCTGCGACGTAGCCGGGGCCGCGACGACGGCTGA
- a CDS encoding chemotaxis protein CheB codes for MAVGSVNGDRALRGVVAVGASAGGVEALTTLAAGLPDDLPYAVLMVLHVPPSSPSVLARIVDRSGPLPAVSAEAGAPLQPGRVTVAVPDHHLLVAEHRVVLSEGPTENGHRPAINALFRSVALTFGPRAVGVLMSGVLDDGVLGMAAIRSRGGTTAVQDPDQALFPAMPTNAIQAGVADHRIPAKEIGAFLSSLAATKTEELKMERDPGMELENRIAMGRRFSSNFDSERLGPPSGYTCPDCNGSLMSTSEQSFRCRVGHAWTADALLQARDDEVENALWIALRSLQEKAKMSRRLADTVGPGTRATRYVQTADEAERAVQVLGERLAEAPDLEAHSER; via the coding sequence GTGGCCGTCGGAAGCGTGAACGGAGACCGCGCCCTGCGGGGTGTGGTCGCGGTCGGCGCGTCCGCGGGCGGTGTGGAGGCGCTCACCACTCTCGCCGCCGGTCTTCCGGATGACCTGCCCTACGCGGTTCTGATGGTGTTGCACGTGCCGCCCTCGTCCCCGAGCGTGCTGGCCCGGATCGTCGATCGCAGCGGCCCGCTGCCCGCCGTGTCGGCCGAAGCCGGGGCACCGCTGCAACCTGGCCGGGTCACCGTCGCGGTACCGGATCACCACCTCCTGGTCGCCGAACACCGCGTGGTGCTGTCGGAGGGGCCGACAGAGAACGGGCACCGGCCCGCGATCAACGCGCTGTTCCGGTCGGTCGCGTTGACGTTCGGACCCCGCGCGGTCGGTGTGTTGATGTCCGGAGTGCTCGACGACGGTGTGCTCGGGATGGCGGCCATCCGATCACGAGGTGGCACCACCGCCGTACAGGACCCCGACCAAGCCCTGTTCCCGGCGATGCCGACCAATGCCATCCAGGCCGGGGTCGCCGATCACCGGATCCCCGCCAAGGAGATCGGCGCCTTCCTCAGCAGCCTGGCCGCCACGAAGACCGAGGAACTCAAGATGGAACGCGACCCAGGCATGGAATTGGAGAACCGCATCGCGATGGGGCGGAGATTCTCGAGCAACTTCGACTCCGAGAGGTTGGGCCCGCCGTCCGGATACACCTGCCCCGACTGCAACGGCTCCTTGATGTCCACCAGCGAGCAGAGCTTCCGTTGCCGGGTCGGTCATGCCTGGACGGCCGACGCCCTGCTGCAGGCCCGCGACGACGAGGTCGAGAACGCTTTGTGGATCGCGCTGCGCAGCCTCCAGGAGAAGGCCAAGATGTCGAGAAGGCTGGCCGACACCGTCGGACCCGGCACCCGGGCCACGCGCTATGTCCAAACAGCCGACGAGGCCGAACGGGCGGTCCAGGTGCTCGGAGAAAGGTTGGCGGAGGCGCCGGATTTGGAAGCCCACAGTGAACGGTGA
- a CDS encoding Fpg/Nei family DNA glycosylase, whose product MPELPEVEALADHLRRHAVGLPIGRVDVSAFSVLKTFDPPITALHGREVTGAHRWGKYLGLQAGDLHLITHLSRAGWLRWSDKLAAVPLKPGKGPIALRVHLGPPGAAPGFDLTEAGTQKRLAVWLVDDPVNVPGIATLGPDALELTTEDLGALLGKQGGRIKTVITDQKVMAGIGNAYSDEILHLARLSPFATANKLTTAQLGTLHDAMCSVLTDAVCRSVGQQAATLKGEKRSGLRVHARTGLPCPVCGDTVREVSFADKSFQYCPTCQTGGRVLADRRMSRLLK is encoded by the coding sequence ATGCCGGAACTGCCCGAGGTCGAAGCACTGGCGGACCACCTGCGGCGCCACGCCGTCGGACTGCCGATCGGACGAGTCGACGTGTCGGCGTTCTCGGTGCTCAAGACGTTCGACCCGCCGATCACCGCACTGCACGGCCGTGAGGTCACCGGCGCGCACCGCTGGGGCAAGTACCTCGGGCTGCAGGCCGGTGACCTCCATCTGATCACTCATCTGTCCCGCGCCGGCTGGCTGCGCTGGTCGGACAAGCTGGCGGCCGTTCCGCTGAAACCCGGCAAGGGGCCGATCGCCCTACGGGTGCACCTCGGGCCCCCGGGTGCGGCGCCCGGTTTCGACCTCACCGAGGCAGGCACCCAGAAGCGGCTGGCGGTCTGGCTCGTCGACGACCCGGTGAACGTCCCCGGGATCGCGACGCTCGGACCGGACGCGCTGGAGTTGACCACCGAGGACCTCGGTGCCCTGCTGGGCAAGCAGGGTGGCCGCATCAAGACCGTGATCACCGACCAGAAGGTGATGGCCGGGATCGGCAACGCCTACAGCGACGAGATCCTGCACCTGGCGCGGTTGTCGCCGTTCGCCACCGCCAACAAACTCACCACCGCCCAACTGGGCACCCTGCACGATGCGATGTGTTCGGTGCTCACAGACGCGGTCTGTCGGTCGGTGGGCCAGCAGGCCGCGACGCTCAAGGGGGAGAAGCGGTCTGGGCTACGGGTGCATGCGCGTACCGGTCTACCGTGTCCGGTGTGTGGGGACACGGTGCGTGAGGTGTCGTTCGCCGACAAGTCGTTCCAGTACTGCCCGACGTGTCAGACCGGTGGCAGGGTGCTCGCCGACCGCCGGATGTCGCGCCTGCTGAAGTAG
- a CDS encoding thiamine pyrophosphate-requiring protein, translating to MTELVADALVARLRDWGADRVFGYAGDGINTLLGALQRSGAPEFVSTRHEELAAFTACGHAKYTGRVGVCMATQGPGAIHLLAGLYDAKLDKRPVVAIVGQVVSTALGSGYLQEVDLHVLFKDVCGQYVQTVFAPEQALMALDNAMRTAIATSTPTALIIPHDVQQAEMPEHLAHSHGVMPSTAVSAQARVAAPDDQIRSAAAVLNAGQRVALLVGRGAAGAADEIARVVETLGAGVTTSLLGKPVLDEGEPWHTGVMGHLGTTASAELMANCDTLLIVGSNDPWTEFYPAPGQAKAVQIDIQARVIGAKYPVDAPVVGQAAQALSALSALLEPKEDRGWQNQVRRWREQWGEEARRRAAVQTTDANPEAVVRALSDHLPADARVAVDVGSSTYWYARHLRLPPGVPAHVSGYLAAMGCALPYGVAAKLDAPQRPVVALVGDGAMQMSGLLELVTVADRWRSWADPRFVVLVLHNADLTEVSWEQREMEGNPRFEASQDVPRFPYADYAELLGLRGIRVIDSAAADDAWAAALSADRPTVIEAVVGGDTPLLPPLMPDGKADKVLDAVAHEEDDAPGRRVADQRRGEDSAWR from the coding sequence ATGACAGAACTTGTCGCCGACGCCCTCGTGGCTCGGCTGCGCGACTGGGGTGCCGACCGGGTGTTCGGCTACGCAGGTGACGGCATCAACACCTTGCTCGGGGCGCTGCAGCGCTCCGGTGCACCGGAATTCGTCTCGACTCGGCACGAGGAACTGGCGGCGTTCACGGCCTGCGGCCACGCCAAGTACACCGGCCGGGTGGGCGTTTGCATGGCCACCCAGGGCCCCGGCGCCATCCACCTGCTGGCCGGCCTCTACGACGCGAAACTCGACAAGCGGCCCGTGGTGGCGATCGTCGGGCAGGTGGTGTCGACCGCGCTCGGCAGCGGCTACCTACAGGAGGTCGACCTGCACGTGCTGTTCAAGGACGTGTGCGGGCAGTATGTGCAGACGGTGTTCGCACCGGAGCAGGCGCTGATGGCCCTCGACAACGCGATGCGCACGGCGATCGCGACGTCGACGCCCACCGCCCTGATCATTCCGCACGACGTGCAACAGGCCGAGATGCCGGAGCATTTGGCACACAGCCACGGTGTGATGCCGTCGACGGCGGTGAGCGCGCAGGCCCGGGTCGCCGCGCCCGACGATCAGATCCGTTCGGCTGCCGCCGTTCTCAACGCCGGTCAGCGAGTCGCGCTGCTGGTCGGTCGCGGCGCCGCCGGTGCGGCGGACGAGATCGCCCGAGTGGTCGAGACCCTCGGGGCGGGGGTGACGACGTCATTGCTGGGCAAGCCGGTGCTCGACGAGGGCGAGCCGTGGCACACCGGCGTCATGGGCCACCTCGGCACCACCGCGAGCGCGGAGTTGATGGCGAACTGCGACACGTTGCTGATCGTCGGCTCGAACGATCCGTGGACAGAGTTCTACCCGGCACCCGGGCAGGCCAAGGCCGTGCAGATCGACATCCAGGCGCGGGTGATCGGTGCGAAGTATCCCGTCGACGCACCGGTCGTCGGACAAGCCGCCCAAGCGCTTTCGGCGTTGTCGGCGCTGCTCGAGCCGAAAGAGGATCGCGGCTGGCAAAATCAGGTGCGTCGGTGGCGGGAGCAGTGGGGCGAGGAGGCCAGGCGACGGGCCGCTGTCCAGACCACTGACGCCAATCCCGAGGCCGTGGTCCGGGCACTGTCGGACCACCTGCCTGCCGACGCACGCGTGGCGGTGGACGTCGGCTCGTCGACGTACTGGTACGCCCGCCATCTGCGGTTGCCGCCCGGTGTTCCCGCGCACGTATCCGGCTACCTCGCCGCGATGGGTTGTGCGCTGCCGTACGGCGTCGCCGCCAAACTCGACGCGCCACAACGGCCGGTGGTTGCGCTGGTCGGTGACGGGGCGATGCAGATGAGCGGACTGCTTGAGCTCGTCACGGTCGCCGACCGCTGGCGGTCGTGGGCGGATCCCCGGTTCGTGGTGCTGGTCCTGCACAACGCGGACCTCACCGAGGTGTCGTGGGAACAGCGCGAGATGGAGGGCAATCCGCGCTTCGAGGCATCACAGGACGTACCGCGGTTCCCGTACGCCGACTATGCCGAATTGCTTGGGCTGCGCGGTATCCGGGTGATCGACTCGGCTGCCGCGGACGACGCCTGGGCGGCAGCGTTGTCGGCCGACCGGCCGACGGTCATCGAGGCGGTGGTCGGCGGCGACACCCCACTGCTGCCGCCGCTGATGCCCGACGGCAAGGCCGACAAGGTGCTCGACGCTGTCGCGCACGAAGAGGACGATGCGCCCGGCAGACGCGTCGCCGACCAGCGCCGCGGCGAGGACAGCGCCTGGCGGTGA
- the pgi gene encoding glucose-6-phosphate isomerase, with the protein MDSDAHQIPDIAATSAWRALIRHHDHIRGRHLRELFDEDPSRGTELTVSVGDLYIDYSKHRVTRETLQLLVDLAGAAGLEQRRDAMFAGVHINTSEDRAVLHTALRLPRDAQLTVDGQDVVADVHDVLDRMGDFTDRLRRGEWTGATGQRISTVVNIGIGGSDLGPVMVYQALRHYADAGISARFVSNVDPADLVATLDGLDPATTLFIVASKTFTTLETLTNATAARRWLTDALGDDAVAKHFVAVSTNKKLVDEFGIDTDNMFGFWDWVGGRYSVDSAIGLAVMAVIGRQRFAEFLAGFHLVDEHFRSTPLEANAPVLLGLIGLWYSNFFGAQSRAVLPYSNDLSRFAAYLQQLTMESNGKSVRADGSAVGTDTGEIFWGEPGTNGQHAFYQLLHQGTRLVPADFIGFSQPTDDLPTADGTGSMHDLLMSNFFAQTQVLAFGRDAAEIARDLPADTPADVVPHKVMPGNRPTTSILATKLTPSVVGQLIALYEHQVFTEGVVWGIDSFDQWGVELGKTQAKALLPVLTGDGSPAEQSDTSTDALVRRYRTARGRSA; encoded by the coding sequence ATGGATTCCGATGCTCACCAGATTCCCGACATCGCGGCGACTTCCGCCTGGCGGGCGCTCATCCGCCATCACGATCACATCCGAGGTCGGCATCTGCGGGAGTTGTTCGACGAGGATCCGTCGCGCGGCACGGAGCTGACGGTGTCGGTGGGTGATCTCTACATCGACTACAGCAAGCACCGGGTGACGCGGGAGACGCTGCAGCTGCTGGTGGACCTCGCGGGTGCGGCCGGGTTGGAGCAGCGCCGCGACGCGATGTTCGCCGGCGTGCACATCAACACCTCCGAGGACCGTGCCGTGCTGCACACCGCGCTGCGGCTGCCGCGTGATGCGCAGTTGACCGTCGACGGTCAGGACGTGGTCGCCGACGTGCACGACGTGTTGGACCGGATGGGCGATTTCACCGATCGGCTGCGCCGTGGCGAGTGGACAGGCGCGACCGGGCAGCGCATCAGCACCGTCGTCAACATCGGTATCGGCGGCTCGGATCTGGGGCCGGTGATGGTGTATCAGGCGTTGCGGCACTACGCCGACGCCGGCATCTCGGCGCGCTTCGTGTCCAACGTCGACCCGGCCGATCTGGTCGCCACGCTCGACGGACTCGATCCGGCCACCACGTTGTTCATCGTCGCCTCTAAGACCTTCACCACGCTGGAGACGCTGACCAACGCGACGGCCGCCCGGCGTTGGCTGACCGACGCGCTCGGTGACGACGCCGTGGCCAAGCACTTCGTGGCGGTGTCGACCAACAAGAAGCTGGTCGACGAGTTCGGCATCGACACCGACAACATGTTCGGATTCTGGGACTGGGTCGGCGGCCGGTACTCGGTGGACTCCGCGATCGGGCTGGCCGTGATGGCGGTGATCGGCAGGCAGCGGTTCGCCGAGTTCCTGGCCGGGTTCCACCTGGTCGACGAGCATTTCCGCTCGACACCGCTTGAGGCCAATGCGCCTGTGCTGCTGGGCCTGATCGGGCTGTGGTACTCGAACTTCTTCGGTGCGCAGTCGCGCGCGGTGCTGCCGTATTCGAACGACCTGTCGCGCTTCGCGGCGTACCTGCAGCAGCTGACGATGGAGTCCAACGGCAAGTCGGTGCGCGCCGACGGGTCAGCCGTCGGGACCGACACCGGTGAGATCTTCTGGGGCGAGCCGGGAACCAACGGCCAGCACGCGTTCTACCAACTGCTGCACCAGGGCACTCGGCTGGTACCCGCCGACTTCATCGGGTTCTCCCAGCCCACCGACGACCTGCCGACCGCCGACGGCACCGGCAGCATGCACGACCTGTTGATGAGCAACTTCTTCGCCCAGACCCAGGTGCTGGCCTTCGGCAGAGATGCGGCGGAAATCGCCCGTGATCTTCCGGCGGACACTCCCGCCGACGTCGTACCGCACAAGGTGATGCCCGGGAACCGGCCCACGACAAGCATTCTCGCGACCAAGCTGACCCCTTCGGTGGTCGGCCAGCTGATCGCGCTCTACGAACACCAGGTGTTCACCGAGGGCGTCGTCTGGGGTATCGACAGCTTCGACCAGTGGGGTGTGGAGCTGGGCAAGACCCAGGCCAAGGCGCTGCTGCCGGTCCTCACCGGCGACGGGTCACCGGCCGAGCAGTCGGACACCTCGACCGACGCCCTGGTGCGTCGCTACCGAACCGCGCGAGGGCGATCGGCCTAA
- a CDS encoding MFS transporter: MPTPQTWLTRNVRLLSAVSFLQDAASELLYPLLPIYLTSVLGAPASVVGAVEGAAEGAASLTKLASGPLGDRFSRRPLIATGYGMAALGKVIIAVAGTWPGVLAGRVTDRLGKGLRGAPRDALLVDGVEPAVRGRVFGFHRTMDTFGAVVGPLLGLAGYELLDQQIAPLLWVAVVPAALSVALVFLVRERARAVVPAARPPLFSGVRGLPRRYWRVTALLVAFGVINFPDALLLLRLNEIGFSVVEVILAYVAYNVVYASASYPAGALADRVGKPAVFAVGLGFFAVGYTGLGLTRDIVAAWLLIGVYGLFTACTDGVGKAWISSLVGADVQAGAQGVFQGASGFAILAAGLWAGLLWGADGTVPLLVSGVAGGVFAVAVAVLAARHR; the protein is encoded by the coding sequence ATGCCAACGCCGCAGACCTGGCTGACCCGAAACGTCCGATTGCTTTCGGCGGTCTCGTTCCTGCAGGACGCCGCCAGCGAGTTGCTCTATCCGCTGCTGCCGATCTACCTGACCTCGGTGCTGGGTGCGCCGGCGTCGGTGGTCGGGGCGGTGGAGGGCGCCGCCGAGGGAGCGGCCTCCCTGACCAAACTGGCATCCGGGCCGCTGGGGGACCGGTTCTCTCGACGGCCGTTGATCGCCACCGGCTACGGGATGGCGGCGCTGGGAAAGGTGATCATCGCGGTCGCCGGAACGTGGCCGGGGGTGTTGGCCGGTCGAGTCACCGACCGGCTCGGCAAGGGGCTGCGCGGCGCACCGCGCGACGCGTTGCTGGTCGACGGTGTCGAGCCGGCCGTACGGGGCCGGGTCTTCGGATTCCACCGCACCATGGACACTTTCGGCGCGGTGGTGGGGCCGTTGCTCGGGCTGGCCGGCTACGAACTGCTCGACCAACAGATCGCCCCGTTGCTGTGGGTCGCGGTGGTCCCCGCGGCGCTGTCCGTGGCGCTGGTGTTTCTGGTGCGTGAACGGGCGAGGGCGGTGGTGCCGGCCGCGCGGCCGCCGCTGTTCTCGGGGGTCCGGGGCCTCCCTCGGCGATACTGGCGGGTGACCGCCCTGCTGGTCGCATTCGGGGTGATCAACTTCCCCGACGCGCTGCTTCTGCTGCGGCTGAACGAGATCGGTTTCTCCGTCGTCGAGGTGATCCTGGCCTACGTCGCTTACAACGTGGTGTACGCATCGGCGAGTTACCCGGCCGGCGCGCTGGCCGACCGCGTCGGCAAACCCGCCGTGTTCGCGGTCGGGCTGGGATTCTTCGCCGTCGGCTACACCGGGTTGGGCCTGACCCGCGACATCGTCGCCGCGTGGCTGCTGATCGGGGTCTACGGGCTGTTCACCGCGTGCACCGACGGCGTCGGCAAGGCGTGGATCTCGTCTCTGGTGGGGGCCGACGTGCAGGCCGGTGCGCAGGGGGTGTTCCAGGGCGCGAGCGGCTTCGCGATTCTGGCGGCCGGGCTGTGGGCGGGCCTGCTCTGGGGTGCCGACGGCACGGTTCCGCTGTTGGTCTCCGGCGTGGCTGGTGGAGTTTTCGCCGTGGCGGTCGCAGTGCTCGCCGCGCGGCACCGCTGA
- the cobF gene encoding precorrin-6A synthase (deacetylating), with protein sequence MTRRIHVIGIGAGDPDYVTAQAVAALNDTDVFFAMDKGEAKDDLVALRRLICERFISEPGYRFVEMPDPARAKTGDYRRAVDQWHAARAQMWAEAIERELADDGVGAFLAWGDPSLYDSTLRILDRVAVHVDIDYDVIPGVTAIQALTARHRVPLNDVGEPVLITTGRRLREHGLTGTAVVMLDGDCAFTQTPAPTRIWWGAYLGTADELLVSGTVGEVGERIVTLRAEARQRHGWIMDTYLLRA encoded by the coding sequence GTGACTCGACGGATCCACGTCATCGGCATCGGTGCGGGCGACCCGGATTACGTGACCGCCCAGGCCGTCGCGGCGCTCAACGACACCGACGTGTTCTTCGCGATGGACAAGGGTGAGGCCAAAGACGACCTCGTCGCGTTGCGTCGCCTCATTTGCGAACGGTTCATCTCCGAACCCGGCTACCGCTTCGTCGAGATGCCCGATCCGGCGCGGGCCAAGACCGGTGACTACCGCAGGGCCGTCGACCAGTGGCACGCCGCCCGCGCGCAGATGTGGGCCGAGGCGATCGAACGCGAACTCGCCGACGACGGGGTCGGCGCCTTCCTCGCGTGGGGTGACCCGTCGCTCTACGACAGCACACTGCGCATCCTCGACCGGGTGGCCGTCCACGTCGACATCGACTACGACGTCATCCCCGGCGTCACCGCCATCCAGGCGCTCACCGCACGGCACCGGGTCCCGCTCAACGACGTCGGCGAACCGGTGCTCATCACCACCGGGCGGCGGTTACGGGAACACGGCCTGACCGGGACCGCGGTGGTCATGCTCGACGGTGACTGCGCGTTCACCCAAACCCCCGCGCCGACCCGGATCTGGTGGGGCGCCTACCTCGGCACCGCCGACGAACTGCTCGTCTCCGGGACCGTCGGCGAGGTGGGGGAGCGGATCGTCACGCTGCGCGCCGAGGCCCGGCAACGACACGGCTGGATCATGGACACCTACCTGCTTCGCGCCTGA
- a CDS encoding NAD-dependent succinate-semialdehyde dehydrogenase — MDTTALLTSVPAGLWIGGAERQATSTFNVLDPSNGEVLAAVGDATAEDAVAALDAACAVQAQWAATPARQRGEILRSVFEAITERADDIAALMTLEMGKVLAESKGEVTYGAEFFRWFAEEAVRIGGRYTSSPAGTGRIVVTKQPVGPCYAITPWNFPLAMGTRKMGPAFAAGCTMIVKPAQETPLTMLYLAKLMDEAGLPKGVLSVLPTSSPGPVTEALLDDGRLRKLTFTGSTGVGKSLVKQSADKLLRTSMELGGNAPFIVFDDADIDAAVDGAMLAKMRNGGEACTAANRFHVANSVREEFTEKLVKRMSEVTLGNGLDESATLGPLINDKQLQKVTELVSDAVSRGATVAVGGVAPGGPGNFYPATVLADVPAGARILKEEVFGPVAPITGFDTEEEGIAAANDTEYGLAAYVYTRSLDRALRVAEGIQSGMVGVNRGVISDAAAPFGGIKESGFGREGGTEGIEEYLDTKYIALPK, encoded by the coding sequence ATGGACACCACCGCACTGTTGACGTCAGTTCCGGCCGGGCTGTGGATCGGCGGTGCGGAACGGCAGGCCACGTCCACGTTCAACGTGCTCGACCCGAGTAACGGCGAGGTGCTCGCCGCCGTCGGGGACGCGACCGCCGAGGACGCGGTCGCCGCACTCGACGCCGCCTGCGCGGTGCAGGCGCAATGGGCCGCCACCCCCGCACGTCAGCGTGGCGAGATCCTGCGCTCGGTCTTCGAGGCGATCACCGAACGCGCCGACGACATCGCCGCGTTGATGACCCTGGAGATGGGCAAGGTGCTCGCCGAGAGCAAGGGTGAGGTCACCTACGGCGCCGAGTTCTTCCGCTGGTTCGCCGAAGAGGCGGTCCGCATCGGCGGCCGGTACACGTCCAGCCCGGCCGGCACCGGCCGTATCGTCGTGACCAAACAGCCCGTCGGGCCCTGTTACGCGATCACCCCGTGGAACTTCCCGCTCGCGATGGGGACCCGCAAGATGGGCCCGGCGTTCGCGGCGGGCTGCACGATGATCGTCAAACCCGCGCAGGAAACGCCGCTGACCATGCTGTACCTGGCCAAGCTGATGGACGAGGCGGGGCTGCCCAAGGGCGTGTTGTCGGTGCTGCCGACCAGCAGCCCCGGACCGGTCACCGAGGCGCTCCTCGACGACGGCCGGCTGCGCAAGCTGACCTTCACCGGGTCCACCGGGGTGGGCAAGTCACTGGTCAAACAGTCCGCGGACAAACTGCTGCGCACGTCGATGGAACTCGGCGGCAACGCGCCCTTCATCGTGTTCGACGACGCCGACATCGACGCCGCCGTCGACGGCGCGATGCTGGCCAAGATGCGGAACGGCGGTGAGGCGTGCACCGCCGCCAACCGCTTCCACGTCGCCAACTCCGTGCGCGAGGAGTTCACCGAGAAGCTGGTCAAGCGGATGAGTGAGGTCACGCTCGGCAACGGCCTCGACGAATCCGCCACACTCGGTCCCCTCATCAACGACAAGCAGCTGCAGAAGGTGACCGAACTGGTCTCCGACGCGGTGTCGCGCGGCGCGACCGTCGCCGTCGGCGGTGTCGCGCCCGGGGGACCGGGCAACTTCTACCCGGCCACCGTGCTCGCCGACGTCCCGGCCGGCGCCCGCATCCTCAAGGAGGAGGTGTTCGGTCCGGTCGCCCCGATCACCGGATTCGACACCGAGGAGGAGGGCATCGCCGCCGCCAACGACACCGAATACGGTCTGGCGGCCTACGTCTACACGCGGTCCCTGGACCGCGCCCTGCGCGTCGCCGAGGGCATCCAATCCGGGATGGTCGGCGTCAACCGCGGGGTGATCAGTGACGCCGCCGCGCCGTTCGGCGGCATCAAGGAGTCCGGTTTCGGCCGCGAAGGCGGTACCGAGGGCATCGAGGAGTACCTCGACACCAAGTACATCGCTTTGCCCAAGTAA
- a CDS encoding DUF4235 domain-containing protein, whose amino-acid sequence MSVAKTFYKPLALASSIVGGLIASKVFSEIWQRANPAGTEPPDPEDLRSSMKEIFIAAALQGLIVGVVRAALARGQAKGFAALTDENPR is encoded by the coding sequence GTGAGTGTGGCGAAAACCTTCTATAAGCCTCTGGCCCTCGCGAGCAGCATCGTCGGTGGCCTGATAGCCAGCAAGGTCTTCTCTGAGATCTGGCAGCGGGCGAACCCGGCCGGAACCGAACCGCCGGACCCTGAGGATCTGCGGAGCTCCATGAAGGAGATCTTCATCGCCGCCGCCCTTCAGGGGTTGATCGTCGGCGTGGTCCGGGCTGCCCTTGCGCGGGGGCAGGCCAAAGGATTCGCGGCGCTGACCGACGAGAACCCTCGGTGA